One genomic segment of Hippoglossus hippoglossus isolate fHipHip1 chromosome 22, fHipHip1.pri, whole genome shotgun sequence includes these proteins:
- the calm1a gene encoding calmodulin-1a: protein MADQLTEEQIAEFKEAFSLFDKDGDGTITTKELGTVMRSLGQNPTEAELQDMINEVDADGNGTIDFPEFLTMMARKMKDTDSEEEIREAFRVFDKDGNGYISAAELRHVMTNLGEKLTDEEVDEMIREADIDGDGQVNYEEFVQMMTAK from the exons ATG gctgACCAACTAACAGAGGAGCAGATTGCAG AGTTCAAGGAGGCCTTCTCCCTGTTTGACAAGGACGGAGATGGTACCATCACCACTAAGGAGCTAGGCACAGTCATGAGGTCACTGGGTCAAAACCCAACTGAGGCTGAACTCCAGGACATGATCAATGAGGTGGACGCAGATG GTAACGGGACCATTGATTTCCCTGAGTTCCTGACGATGATGGCGAGGAAGATGAAGGACActgacagtgaggaggagatCAGGGAGGCATTCAGGGTCTTCGATaag GATGGCAATGGTTACATTAGTGCGGCAGAGCTGCGTCACGTGATGACCAACCTGGGAGAGAAGCTGACAGATGAGGAAGTAGACGAGATGATCAGAGAAGCCGACATTGATGGAGACGGACAGGTCAACTATGAAG AATTTGTTCAGATGATGACCGCCAAATGA
- the nrde2 gene encoding nuclear exosome regulator NRDE2, with protein MALFPAFAETSSDKVEDSSKELGWLSNTSFQTRDAFSLHGRFLKKETSLSREVSSAEEQKEKEDNVPSKKKRKKSEKKKKKKKKHKKKSGRYSDSSGSDSETTYPSDLKREQEADRSQVAALANTFSWLDDLQSPAEQPFCMDRKPDQANWTYKSLYRGDVARYKRKGISSLGLDLRRQGVSWEESESNKKQKGRDKRKAADRYFSAVSRQLLRSQLALPTLPKSPDCRDVISAITFLPLGDHEGENNGGQTVGRVQTSSVNPLGVYDSSTALWLQGKGQPEQTEQQKQDVQTGESSVLMARRTEEFNRKLREQPSDTQLWIKFIHYQDELSSAEFGGEEEQQGSHSTEHRKSSYRAVLDKKLCIAERAVETNPTSIALQLERLRLCQELWEPSVLAKEWKKLVFLHPNSAPLWREYLLFSQSYFSNFTVPKVHSAYGKCLSTLSAVQDGSMVSHPALPGIEEDMLDIFTQQCHFLRQSGHSEKAISLFQAMIDFTFYKPDSVRELSTKQQVEFFEPFWDSGEARVGELGARGWKAWMLQQERGGWLQPSADEDEEEEEDEEEVKDRSRPRGTVWLDVECSREAAQWLPWRPDKAKGQSEEDCEDPDRQVLFDDIGPSLICLPSPELQIRFLLHFLSFLGLPVDSVLSPAPCQPGLLLENLSLLTQGIELQRPMTSYNLPELGVNSVGHMTTLQGTKKWVGLGKQGERFVTNVFNMVQPVLPLHHRAVLSLSWMQYEKLKVVRCLCSGNKKRLRPQGKSSKRVAKRLLKEPDNRSSLVLWREYAHLEWMLGNLEEARKVFSTATEIGGSKGLSSPTLCELCLLWSQLEVEDQAGGQGGGQTDVTMSPAVLVLTRLAEGTSSSSSSSSSSSLSPVAVLKARRSYEQALTASLSALDQVHNNPQTNAKGQEDLLGEKLRLSGLVGCYALFQYLTVGIQAANTVYGQAREKMEALHRTLDEQLKSDDETTPAADSSHVRKLASECQVLAVQQAALLRYHNSTSVFPLATLRQMLTSALSTWPGSAPLWCIYAQVENRYHSAGRARRFFQSVTRESSSVVPRLFAIVTEQQRKQLVDAAQRSCCSDATLPAFLPENGLSNRIRGLFESAIATEMGARCPLLWRMYMYFLVSEGKVDKATGIFYKALQNIPWAKGLYMDAVQLFPKQLQEFVDLMTEKELRLRLPLEELDILLED; from the exons ATGGCTCTGTTTCCAGCGTTTGCAGAAACTTCGAGTGATAAAGTTGAAGATTCGTCCAAAG AATTAGGCTGGCTGAGCAATACAAGTTTTCAGACCAGAGATGCCTTCTCTCTTCACGGTCGTTTTTTAAAGAAGGAGACaag TCTAAGCAGAGAGGTGAGTTCTgctgaggagcagaaagaaaaagaggataATGTGCCATccaaaaagaagaggaagaagagtgaaaagaagaagaaaaagaagaaaaaacacaaaaagaagagTGGGAGGTATTCCGACAGCAGCGGCTCAGACTCTGAAACCACCTACCCCAGTGATCTCAAAAGGGAGCAAGAGGCAGATAG ATCACAGGTTGCTGCATTAGCAAATACTTTCTCCTGGTTAGATGACCTCCAGTCGCCCGCAGAGCAGCCGTTCTGTATGGACCGTAAGCCAGACCAAGCCAACTGGACGTATAAGTCCCTGTACAGAGGAGATGTAGCGAG gtatAAGAGGAAAGGCATCTCATCGTTGGGTCTGGACCTTCGCAGACAGGGAGTCAGCTGGGAGGAGTCGGAGTCGAATAAGAAACAGAAAGGCAGGGACAAGAGGAAAGCAGCAGACAGATACTTCTCTGCAGTCAGTCGCCAGCTGCTGAGGTCCCAATTAGCTCTTCCTACGTTACCAAAGAGTCCTGATTGTCGTGATGTCATCAGTGCCATCACTTTCCTCCCTCTGGGTGATCACGAAGGAGAGAACAATGGAGGACAGACGG TTGGCAGAGTGCAGACATCATCAGTTAATCCTCTTGGTGTGTACGACTCCTCCACGGCCCTCTGGCTGCAGGGGAAGGGACAGCCGGagcagacagagcagcagaaacaggacGTACAAACAGGGGAGAGCTCTGTGCTAATGGCCCGGAGGACTGAGGAGTTCAACCGGAAGCTCAGAGAACAGCCATCAGACACACAGCTATGGATAAAATTCATACATTACCAG GATGAGCTGAGTTCAGCAGAGTTTGGAGGCGAGGAGGAGCAACAGGGCAGCCATTCGACTGAGCACCGCAAGTCTTCCTACCGAGCAGTCCTGGACAAAAAGCTGTGCATCGCGGAGCGCGCTGTGGAAACCAACCCCACCTCCATAGCTCTGCAGCTGGAGAGGCTCCGGCTCTGCCAGGAGCTCTGGGAGCCCTCGGTTCTGGCTAAAGAGTGGAAGAAACTG GTGTTCCTCCATCCAAACAGTGCCCCCTTGTGGAGGGAGTATCTGCTCTTCTCCCAGAGCTACTTTAGCAACTTCACTGTGCCAAAGGTCCACTCTGCCTACGGGAAGTGTCTGAGCACGCTCAGTGCCGTGCAGGATGGCAGCATGGTCTCTCACCCAGCCCTGCCAGGGATTGAGGAGGATATGTTGG ATATCTTCACCCAGCAGTGTCATTTCCTGCGTCAGTCTGGTCACTCGGAGAAGGCGATTTCTCTGTTTCAGGCCATGATCGACTTTACTTTTTACAAACCTGACAGCGTACGAGAACTGTCCACCAAACAGcag GTGGAGTTCTTCGAGCCGTTCTGGGACAGCGGGGAGGCAAGGGTTGGGGAATTGGGGGCCAGAGGCTGGAAAGCCTGGATGCTCCAACAAGAGCGTGGGGGATGGCTACAGCCCAGTGCAg atgaggatgaggaggaggaggaagatgaggaggaggtgaaggatcGGAGCCGGCCCAGAGGGACAGTGTGGCTCGATGTGGAGTGTTCTCGTGAAGCAGCTCAGTGGTTGCCCTGGCGGCCGGACAAAGCCAAGGGCCAATCAGAAGAGGACTGTGAGGACCCTGACAGACAG GTTTTATTTGATGACATTGGTCCATCCCTAATTTGTCTGCCGTCACCAGAGCTGCAGATACGTTttcttctccatttcctgtcaTTCCTGGGGCTGCCTGTAGATTCTGTTCTCTCTCCTGCCCCCTGTCAGCCTGGCCTGCTGCTGGAGAACCTCTCTTTGCTCACTCAGG GTATTGAGCTCCAGCGTCCTATGACCTCCTACAACCTACCTGAACTCGGGGTTAACTCTGTAGGTCACATGACCACCCTTCAGGGAACCAAGAAATGGGTGGGGCTTGGAAAGCAGGGCGAGAGGTTTGTCACCAACGTGTTCAATATGGTCCAACCcgtccttcctcttcatcaccgaGCTGTTCTGTCACTCAGTTGGATGCAGTACGAGAAACTCAAG GTTGTGCGCTGCTTATGCAGTGGCAACAAAAAACGTCTCCGTCCTCAAGGCAAGAGCAGCAAGCGGGTTGCCAAGCGACTGCTTAAAGAACCCGACAACCGCTCCTCGTTGGTGCTGTGGCGGGAGTATGCTCACCTGGAATGGATGCTGGGAAACCTGGAAGAAGCTCGCAAAGTCTTCTCCACGGCCACAGAGATTGGGGGAAGCAAAGGGTTAAGTAGCCCAACCCTCTGTGAGCTGTGTCTGCTGTGGTCccagctggaggtggaggaccAGGCAGGGGGGCAAGGAGGGGGACAAACTGATGTAACTATGTCACCAGCTGTGCTGGTCCTAACCAGGCTAGCAGAAGgaacctcctcttcctcctcttcctcctcttcatcctccctctccccagTAGCTGTCCTGAAAGCCAGGAGGTCTTACGAGCAGGCTCTGACGGCCAGCTTGTCAGCCCTGGACCAAGTTCACAACAACCCTCAGACCAACGCAAAAG GTCAAGAGGACCTGCTTGGAGAGAAGCTGAGGCTGAGTGGTCTGGTAGGCTGCTACGCTCTGTTCCAGTACCTCACCGTGGGCATCCAAGCTGCTAACACTGTCTACGGCCAGGCCCGAGAAAAGATGGAGGCACTGCATCGCACACTCGACGAGCAATTAAAGAGTGATGATGAAACCACCCCTGCAGCTGATTCCAGCCATGTTCGCAAGCTAGCTTCTGAGTGTCAGGTATTGGCAGTACAGCAGGCAGCCTTGCTCAGATACCACAACAGCACCAGTGTGTTTCCACTGGCAACACTGAGACAAATGCTGACCTCTGCCCTCTCAACCTGGCCTGGCAGCGCCCCTCTCTGGTGCATATATGCACAG GTGGAGAACCGTTACCATAGCGCTGGCAGGGCACGCCGCTTTTTCCAATCGGTAACCAGGGAAAGCAGCAGTGTGGTTCCACGCCTCTTTGCCATTGTTACTGAACAACAAAGGAAGCAGCTGGTGGACGCTGCTCAGAG GTCCTGTTGCAGTGACGCTACCTTACCTGCCTTCCTGCCAGAGAATGGCCTCAGCAACCGTATCCGTGGACTGTTTGAAAGCGCCATAGCAACAGAAATGGGTGCTCGCTGTCCTTTACTTTGGAGGATGTATATGTACTTCCTG gTGTCAGAAGGGAAGGTGGATAAAGCCACTGGGATCTTCTATAAAGCCTTACAGAATATTCCCTGGGCcaag GGTTTGTACATGGATGCGGTACAGCTGTTCCCCAAGCAACTGCAGGAGTTTGTAGATCTGATGACAGAGAAAGAGCTTCGACTCAGACTGCCTTTGGAAGAACTGGATATACTACTGGaagactaa